One Plasmodium berghei ANKA genome assembly, chromosome: 13 genomic region harbors:
- a CDS encoding polyprenol reductase, putative — MKNTVSSLMHSHLKQITPLKVICILYYVIGIFILLISFFSKTITNWSLHGKNMFIKLEQNEEKRSCMFHRLKKWVDNIIISKKYFFHFYFLGLIINSAILLQDINEASRNNYNAYEYISKTNIMFEIHLLRRLLEQIFVVKTTSKSFMHILSYCLGISFYLVTPFSLHSKNIHKITVLKLLSITIFIFGNLVQYDSHVRLAKLRSKALKNNEFPYKVPYGGLFDFVSCPHYFSEILIYFSFFLSNLDTICLLNCLMVLLVLIKNGIHTHRWYLKTMQDTYPKHRRIIFPFLF; from the exons ATGAAAAACACTGTATCTTCTTTAATGCATAGTCActtaaaacaaataactCCCCTTAAagttatatgcatattatattatgtcataggaatatttattttacttatatcatttttttcgaaaaCAATAACTAATTGGTCTTTacatggaaaaaatatgtttataaagttagaacaaaatgaagaaaagcGCAGTTGTATGTTTCAtagattaaaaaaatgggtcgataatattataatctcaaaaaaatatttctttcacttttattttcttgGTTTGATAATAAACTCAGCTATATTACTACAA gATATTAATGAGGCATCTCGGAATAATTACAATg CATATGAGTATATAtctaaaacaaatattatgtTTGAAATACATTTGTTAAGAAGATTATTAGAACAAATATTTGTGGTGAAAACTACTTCTAAATcttttatgcatattttatcatattgtCTAGGAATAAG TTTCTACTTAGTCACCCCCTTTTCTTTGCACAGCaaaaatatacacaaaATTACAGTGCTAAAACTGCTCTCTATTacaatattcatttttggAAATTTAGTTCAA TACGATTCTCATGTTCGTTTGGCCAAATTACGATCAAAAG CcctaaaaaataatgaatttcCATATAAAGTTCCATATGGTGGGCTTTTTGATTTTGTTAGTTGCCCTCATTATTTTAGTGAAATTTTGATAtacttttcatttttccTATCAAATCTAGATACGATATG TCTTTTGAATTGTCTCATGGTTTTATTagttttaattaaaaatg GAATACATACACATAGATGGTATCTGAAAACTATGCAAGACACATACCCCAA ACACAGAAGAATTATATTCCCCTTTCTCTTTTAA
- a CDS encoding AP2 domain transcription factor, putative, with the protein MGHDNKFTSNNSSELYVDKNKINEQNNIAENDSASNHEIVCKCHNLLIENNSDNYHKNYKTYLYNQNFKEIELNNYSTENNDKGLQNKDDIRCNNKKLSKPNYITKTYILKNNLNDVINGKKNGQTSIFKGEIKKEKMENNFSYNNQENNYENTNIYLYNLDNKEGVNTRSNEASLTILCSTEYIGNKNIEQNYISSSDNKQNLNSSDNINALNNTNNDLNCLYSYESTLKDYEKDYGPNTDIESEEDILVQLHIDLEKKERHKNIKRKYWENNQSYIVDDKINNIYSDSRNNTNTTNKNYTHSQNKQIEYVCETYAENNMNLKYEKEGDEENIHSEQNNSTHIQALEFHKDDKNMFFHFFNDYNKDCTNDIKRKKYAYMKEFVQNQINFYDFLLEIHKNVPLWGEYESNFFFHWKKIMEIRIEELKIYKLIFRSLYVESVKYLHVHIFKIIIDELDELRKVHEPQYKKFIFSESYIKNYESNLYKTSNINPSMNEYIQSYHMKNIEKSMDVKKFIKSLDMLQNSKQQPYIVQAIEIPSHIFNMHQNNLKDEINFSFFNSEHENNITVGGLKIPDKKQSLKKNTELKKKTEQSDGLFKIKSENFNNQKIEDNPELSANFYANTKLVRGEENEIKFTTTNTKKVSPKKKENYKIKKLNDSINAKPKKRTGYYDLEIDGVVASFEARKGVYYDKSRKLWRANWKENGKIQTKGFSVNEYKSVQMARQKAIEWREMKEVQLLL; encoded by the exons ATGGGTcatgataataaatttacaaGTAATAATTCCTCCGAATTATATGtagacaaaaataaaattaatgaacaaaataatatagctGAAAACGATAGCGCAAGTAATCATGAGATAGTATGTAAATgtcataatttattaattgaaaataattcagATAATTAtcacaaaaattataaaacatatttatacaatcaaaattttaaagaaattGAGCTTAATAATTATAGCACTGAAAACAATGATAAGGGTCTCCAGAATAAGGATGATATAagatgtaataataaaaaattgagCAAACCTAATTATATCACAAAAACTTATatacttaaaaataatCTAAATGATGTAATAAATGGTAAGAAAAATGGTCAAACTTCTATTTTTAAGGGGgaaattaaaaaggaaaaaatggaaaataattttagtTACAATAACCAAGAAAATAACTATGAAAATACGAATATCtacttatataatttagaCAATAAAGAAGGAGTAAATACGCGGTCGAATGAAGCGAGTTTGACTATTTTATGTAGTACTGAATAtattggaaataaaaatatcgaacaaaattatatttcttccagtgataataaacaaaatttaaatagtagtgataatataaatgcgCTAAACAATACtaataatgatttaaattgtttatattcttATGAAAGTACATTAAAAGATTACGAAAAAGATTATGGGCCTAATACTGATATAGAAAGCGAAGAAGATATACTAGTACAGTTACACATAGATctggaaaaaaaagaacgacataaaaatataaagagaAAATATTGGGAAAACAATCAAAGTTATATTGTAGacgataaaataaataatatatatagcgATAGtagaaataatacaaacacaactaataaaaattatactcattcacaaaataaacaaattgaATATGTGTGTGAAACTTATgcagaaaataatatgaatctaaaatatgaaaaggAAGGCGACGAAGAGAATATTCATAGTGAGCAAAATAATAGTACCCATATACAAGCATTGGAATTTCACaaagatgataaaaatatgttttttcacttttttaatGACTATAATAAAGATTGTACGAATGATATTAAGAGAAagaaatatgcatatatgaaAGAGTTTGTGCAAAatcaaattaatttttacgattttttattagagattcataaaaatgtaCCATTATGGGGAGAATATGaatcaaattttttttttcattggAAAAAGATAATGGAAATACGTATTGAAgagttaaaaatatataaattaatatttagaTCACTATATGTTGAATCTGTTAAATATTTGCATGTTCATATcttcaaaataattattgATGAACTTGATGAGCTAAGAAAAGTGCATGAACCacaatacaaaaaatttatattttcagaaagttatataaaaaattatgaatcAAACCTTTATAAAACATCAAATATTAATCCGAGTATgaatgaatatatacaatCATATCATATGAAGAACATTGAAAAATCTATGgatgttaaaaaatttattaaatcatTAGACATGTTACAAAACTCAAAACAACAACCATATATAGTTCAAGCTATCGAAATTCCttcacatatttttaatatgcaTCAGAACAATCTTAAAGATGAAAtcaatttttctttttttaattctgaACATGAAAATAACATAACTGTTGGGGGACTTAAAATACCTGATAAAAAACAAtctcttaaaaaaaatacagagttaaaaaaaaaaacagagCAATCTGATggattatttaaaataaaatcagaAAATTTCAATAATCAGAAAATTGAGGATAATCCAGAACTTAGTGCCAATTTTTATGCCAACACCAAACTTGTACGAGgtgaagaaaatgaaatcaAATTTACCACCACAAATACCAAAAAGGTGTCTCCAaagaaaaaggaaaattataaaataaaaaagttaaatGATTCCATAAATGCAAAACCAAAGAAAAGAACAGGATATTATGATCTTGAGATTGATGGTGTTGTTGCATCCTTTGAAGCTAGAAAAGGGGTTTATTATGACAAATCAAGGAAGTTATGGAGAGCTAATTGGAAggaaaatggaaaaatacAAACAAAGGGTTTCTCTGTAAATg AGTATAAATCCGTTCAGATGGCAAGACAAAAAGCAATCGAATGGAGGGAAATGAAAGAAGTTCAACTTTTATTATGA
- a CDS encoding serine hydroxymethyltransferase, putative, protein MKIVKELSKNGKIPWRRFISSQSLQNYNSLKNVDEDNYNILSTYKNKSYLNLSVCNNIIPKYVHDCLVNNLNKNATLNLEHLKIIEDRALAAFNLENKYWGCVFNTSTHTEYTNLMDEYFLLKLFKNFVNYQSKIMIIIFTLLGKEPQEKNNKEESRMDKNILDEFYNILYIKNNDKINYMEIKNQCEQFNPDLIYIDETNNPYNFNYEFITTLRNIKSKINNKVYNEKAGVEDKSNTLVITNISNKASFIIGNFISSPFSQADIVFSYLNENIRANNCYIIFYRKGFKNISTQGKLIYYEYEDNLKKTYFQNNINNIICSLSTSFKCIQNCEFKEYIYQINKNINILFLYLNKKYFNIHFDPNNNFLNIACSNSLFNIQEYHMFCKKLNILFDIININKSTYVQNSFNIGTNYLTALGMEEHDMKYVSEFINQSILLYLHMKQKSTNSNLTFLEYLESSFISSDILALSNDIHSFVSMFPSPS, encoded by the coding sequence atgaaaattgtTAAAGAACTCTCTAAAAACGGGAAAATACCATGGCGAAGATTCATCAGCTCCCAGTCTTTACAAAATTACAAcagtttaaaaaatgttgatgaggataattataatattttgtcaacatataaaaataaaagttatttaaatttatcgGTATGCAACAATATCATACCTAAATATGTGCACGATTGTTTagtaaataatttgaataaaaatgcTACTCTTAATTTGgaacatttaaaaataattgaagATAGAGCTTTAGCGGCATTTAATTTGGAGAATAAATATTGGGGATGTGTATTTAATACTTCTACCCATACAGAATATACTAATTTAATGGatgaatattttcttttaaagctttttaaaaattttgtaaattatcaaagcaaaataatgattataatattcaCACTTTTGGGCAAAGAGCCTCaagagaaaaataataaagaggAAAGTCGAATGGATAAAAATATCCTTgatgaattttataatattttatatataaaaaataatgataaaattaattatatggaaataaaaaatcaatgCGAGCAATTTAACCCAGACTTAATTTACATAGACGAAACAAATAATCCATATAATTTCAATTACGAATTTATTACAACTTTGAGAAATATAAAGagcaaaataaataataaagtttataatgaaaaagcAGGTGTAGAAGATAAAAGCAATACACTAGTAATAACAAACATAAGTAATAAAGCCAGTTTCATCATtggaaattttatttcatccCCCTTTTCACAAGCAGATATcgttttttcttatttgaatgaaaatattcGTGCAAATAATTgttacataattttttatagaaaaggatttaaaaatattagtaCACAAggtaaattaatttattatgaatacgaagataatttaaaaaaaacatattttcaaaataatataaataacataatTTGTTCATTATCAACATCATTTAAATGCATACAAAATTGTGAatttaaagaatatatataccaaataaataaaaatattaatatcttatttttatatttaaataaaaaatatttcaatatacattttgatccaaataataattttttaaatattgcATGCTCTAATTCGCTTTTTAATATTCAAGAGTATCATATGTTTTGCAAAAAACTAAATATACTTTTTGAtattataaacataaataaaagcaCATATGTACAaaattcttttaatataggaacaaattatttaacaGCTTTAGGAATGGAAGAACATGATATGAAATATGTGTCTGAATTTATAAATCAATcgattttattatatttacatatgaAACAAAAATCCACAAATTCAAACTTAACATTTTTAGAATATTTAGAGAGTAGTTTTATATCATCTGACATTTTGGCGCTTTCTAATGATATACATTCTTTCGTTTCTATGTTTCCATCCCCATCATAA